The proteins below are encoded in one region of Clostridium pasteurianum DSM 525 = ATCC 6013:
- the tnpA gene encoding IS200/IS605 family transposase produces the protein MDNASIAHTRWNCTYHIVFIPKYRRKIMYGETKKDIVEILKKLCEMKQITLIEGKVCKDHVHMYIAIPPKLCVSECMAYLKGKSALMLFDRHPEYRSRWGERHFWARGYYVATVGNVNEDTIIEYIRQQEESDKLEDGRK, from the coding sequence ATGGATAATGCAAGTATAGCACATACTAGATGGAATTGCACATATCATATAGTGTTTATTCCAAAGTATAGAAGAAAAATAATGTATGGTGAAACAAAAAAAGATATAGTAGAAATTTTAAAGAAGTTATGTGAAATGAAGCAGATCACATTGATAGAAGGAAAGGTTTGTAAAGATCATGTTCATATGTATATAGCAATTCCACCAAAATTATGTGTATCTGAGTGTATGGCATATTTAAAAGGAAAAAGTGCATTAATGTTGTTTGATAGGCATCCAGAGTATAGAAGTAGATGGGGAGAAAGACATTTCTGGGCAAGAGGTTATTATGTAGCAACGGTAGGAAATGTAAATGAAGATACAATAATAGAGTATATAAGGCAACAAGAAGAGAGTGATAAACTAGAAGACGGAAGAAAATAG
- a CDS encoding ABC transporter ATP-binding protein gives MDVILDIDKVEKIFDDVKIIDNMSLRIRKGEFLTLLGPSGCGKTTTLRMIGGFEEPSSGNILLENEPVHNKKPHERNVNTVFQNYALFPHMTVYDNISYSLKIKKVDKKEISKRVKAMLSLVKLEGFEKRKPSQLSGGQKQRVAIARALINDPKILLLDEPLGALDLKLRKQMQVELRKLQKNLGITFIYVTHDQEEALNMSDRIVVMNNGIIEQVGTPEEIYERPRTKFVAGFIGESNIIKVNFENSEDGKILAKIHNDVIKIKNIGINNQELYISVRPENIKYSSDKKDFSVKATVKEYNYSGSLIKMIVSLIDGQEIIIYNYDKKAALPKIDTDIWIYWAEEDMSIIADV, from the coding sequence TTGGATGTTATATTGGATATAGATAAAGTTGAAAAAATTTTTGACGATGTAAAAATAATTGACAATATGTCTCTAAGAATAAGAAAAGGAGAATTTTTAACTCTCTTAGGTCCTAGTGGATGTGGTAAAACTACTACATTAAGAATGATCGGTGGATTTGAAGAACCAAGCAGCGGTAATATTTTATTAGAAAATGAACCTGTTCATAATAAAAAGCCTCATGAGAGAAATGTAAATACAGTATTTCAAAATTATGCACTCTTTCCACATATGACAGTATACGATAATATTTCATATAGCCTCAAAATTAAGAAGGTAGACAAGAAAGAAATATCTAAAAGAGTAAAAGCTATGCTTAGTTTAGTTAAGCTTGAAGGTTTTGAAAAAAGAAAGCCAAGCCAATTGAGTGGTGGGCAAAAGCAAAGGGTTGCTATAGCAAGAGCACTAATAAATGATCCCAAAATATTATTGCTGGATGAGCCGCTAGGGGCTTTGGATTTAAAACTTAGAAAACAAATGCAAGTAGAACTTAGAAAACTTCAGAAAAATCTTGGTATAACTTTTATTTATGTTACACATGATCAGGAAGAAGCTTTAAATATGTCTGATAGAATTGTTGTAATGAACAATGGAATAATTGAGCAAGTAGGAACACCTGAAGAAATATATGAAAGACCTAGAACAAAATTTGTGGCAGGATTTATAGGGGAATCCAATATAATTAAAGTAAATTTTGAAAACAGTGAAGATGGAAAAATATTAGCAAAGATTCATAACGATGTTATAAAAATAAAGAATATCGGTATTAATAATCAAGAACTCTATATTTCAGTACGACCAGAAAATATAAAATATTCAAGTGATAAAAAGGATTTCTCTGTTAAAGCCACTGTAAAAGAATATAATTATAGTGGATCATTAATTAAAATGATTGTTTCATTAATAGATGGTCAGGAGATAATTATTTATAATTACGATAAGAAAGCTGCATTACCTAAGATAGACACTGACATTTGGATTTATTGGGCAGAAGAGGATATGTCTATCATCGCTGATGTATAG
- the rbr gene encoding rubrerythrin, producing the protein MKSLKGTKTAENLLKAFAGESQARNRYTYYASVAKKEGYVQISNIFIETADNEKEHAKRFFKFLNSNLCGEAVTINDAAYPIALGDTKVNLLSAANGENEEWTQLYPEFAKVAEEEGFDEIAIVFNRISEVEKHHEERYRKLLENVEKEKVFEKESVVKWKCNNCGYIYVGQAAPKACPACAHPQSYFEVLEENY; encoded by the coding sequence TTGAAATCATTAAAGGGAACAAAAACTGCCGAAAATTTATTAAAAGCTTTTGCAGGAGAATCACAAGCTAGAAATAGATATACTTATTATGCCTCTGTAGCAAAAAAAGAAGGTTATGTACAAATATCAAATATATTTATAGAAACAGCTGATAATGAAAAAGAACATGCTAAAAGATTTTTCAAATTTTTAAATAGTAATCTTTGTGGAGAAGCGGTTACTATTAATGATGCAGCCTATCCTATTGCATTGGGTGATACTAAAGTTAATTTGCTTTCTGCGGCCAATGGAGAAAATGAAGAATGGACACAGCTATATCCTGAGTTTGCTAAAGTAGCAGAAGAAGAAGGTTTTGATGAAATAGCTATAGTATTTAATAGAATATCAGAAGTTGAAAAACATCATGAAGAAAGATATAGAAAATTGCTTGAAAATGTTGAAAAGGAAAAAGTATTTGAAAAAGAAAGTGTTGTAAAATGGAAATGTAATAATTGTGGATATATATATGTAGGACAAGCTGCACCTAAGGCATGCCCTGCTTGTGCTCATCCACAATCTTATTTTGAAGTTCTTGAAGAAAATTATTAA
- a CDS encoding aminopeptidase, producing MNYNILKKYAELIVKQGINIQKNQILVINSPIECAEFTRKVSEIAYKEGAKDVVVSWNDELLSKIKYLNAPDEVFKEFPSWRKELYVSYAKEGAAFLSISASDPELMKDVNPERLMKANKASSVALKDYRERLMSDKNVWCVVSVPTKAWAKKVFPGTTEGIAVEKLWNAIFKAVRADVDNPVAAWEEHKNNLNKSMDFLNKNNFKYLEYKNSLGTDLKIELPENHIWLGGSSYTPEYVEFIANIPTEEVFTLPKKTGVNGIVVSSKPLNYRGNLIEKFSITFKDGEIVDFTADKGYDTLKSLIDTDEGSKYLGEVALVPYNSPISNSNILFYNTLFDENASCHLAIGKAYPVCVKNGEEMSADELKAIGVNDSIEHVDFMIGTEDLNITGIKDNGDKITVFENGNFKY from the coding sequence ATGAATTATAATATTTTAAAAAAATATGCTGAGCTTATAGTAAAACAAGGTATTAATATTCAAAAAAATCAAATTCTTGTAATTAATTCTCCTATTGAATGTGCAGAATTTACTAGAAAGGTTTCGGAAATAGCTTATAAAGAAGGAGCTAAGGATGTAGTAGTGAGCTGGAATGATGAACTTCTTTCAAAGATAAAATATTTAAATGCACCGGATGAAGTTTTTAAAGAATTTCCTAGTTGGAGAAAAGAATTATATGTTTCCTATGCGAAAGAAGGGGCAGCTTTTTTAAGTATCTCAGCTTCAGATCCAGAGTTAATGAAAGATGTAAATCCAGAAAGGCTTATGAAAGCTAATAAGGCCTCAAGTGTAGCTTTGAAGGATTATAGAGAAAGACTTATGAGTGACAAAAATGTATGGTGTGTAGTATCTGTACCAACTAAAGCTTGGGCAAAAAAGGTGTTCCCAGGTACAACAGAAGGCATAGCAGTGGAAAAGCTTTGGAATGCCATATTTAAAGCAGTAAGAGCAGATGTAGATAATCCTGTAGCTGCCTGGGAAGAACATAAAAACAATTTAAATAAGAGTATGGATTTTTTAAATAAAAATAATTTTAAGTATCTTGAATATAAGAATTCCTTGGGTACAGATTTAAAAATAGAACTTCCTGAAAATCACATATGGCTTGGAGGATCTTCCTATACTCCTGAATATGTAGAGTTTATTGCAAATATACCTACAGAAGAGGTATTTACATTACCTAAAAAGACAGGTGTAAATGGTATTGTAGTAAGTTCCAAACCACTAAATTACAGAGGAAATCTAATTGAAAAATTTTCAATTACTTTTAAGGATGGAGAAATTGTAGATTTTACTGCTGATAAGGGATATGATACTTTAAAAAGTCTTATAGATACAGATGAAGGAAGTAAATATCTTGGTGAAGTTGCATTAGTTCCCTATAATTCTCCTATTTCAAATTCTAATATATTATTTTATAATACATTATTTGATGAAAATGCCTCCTGTCATTTAGCTATAGGTAAAGCCTATCCTGTATGCGTAAAAAATGGAGAAGAAATGTCAGCAGATGAACTGAAAGCTATAGGTGTTAATGATTCAATAGAACATGTAGACTTCATGATAGGAACAGAAGATTTAAATATTACAGGTATAAAAGATAATGGAGATAAAATAACAGTATTTGAGAATGGAAATTTTAAATATTAA
- a CDS encoding MFS transporter gives MNKNLKNMIIVFIGFFFLSLFSNTLSPFITTIKSTYGVSNDLIAILPPVVYCSSFIMSIVSARLQNMMTLKRGLHVGFLFAAIASIVILVSKSFYVLLVGYFISGLAVGMGTVFLTTTLSLLPKEYQKFSLGQACFGLGGILILPIDRFILKNNIAFNYTYIIHIICVIAFIIISSKVEVNAPCEKEDRCVNTFSILRNPLVLLLSLAIFFYVGAEISTTNWTGTFLESYYGLTKAEVPGILSSFWILFTVGRAMGDKILEKVGTLRFLSISPLVSILGIFIILSGNTKIQSLIGIAVIGLSMSLVYPAIQGYVIQHVDSEYVPAASAIVTIFNNLGATFLTYIIGFAGGIKVSYVFIIQIFFYAYIFIVALHYLISKTGKRQLS, from the coding sequence ATGAATAAAAATTTAAAAAATATGATAATTGTTTTTATAGGTTTCTTTTTTTTATCTTTATTTTCTAATACTTTATCACCTTTTATAACTACAATAAAAAGTACCTATGGAGTATCAAACGATCTTATTGCAATATTGCCGCCAGTAGTTTACTGTTCTTCTTTTATAATGAGTATAGTTAGTGCAAGATTACAAAATATGATGACCCTTAAGAGAGGATTGCATGTGGGATTTTTATTTGCAGCTATTGCTAGTATTGTAATTTTGGTTTCAAAATCATTTTATGTACTTTTAGTTGGATATTTTATATCAGGACTAGCAGTTGGTATGGGGACAGTATTTTTAACTACCACACTTTCATTACTTCCTAAAGAATATCAAAAATTTAGTTTAGGTCAAGCTTGTTTTGGATTAGGTGGAATTTTAATTTTACCTATAGATAGATTTATTTTAAAAAATAATATAGCTTTTAATTATACCTATATTATACATATAATCTGCGTGATTGCATTTATTATAATATCTTCAAAAGTTGAAGTTAATGCTCCCTGTGAAAAAGAAGATAGATGTGTTAATACTTTTTCTATATTGAGAAATCCACTGGTTTTACTATTGTCTCTTGCGATTTTCTTTTATGTAGGAGCAGAAATATCAACAACTAACTGGACAGGAACTTTTCTTGAAAGCTATTATGGTCTTACCAAGGCTGAAGTTCCAGGAATTTTATCTAGTTTTTGGATTCTATTTACTGTGGGAAGAGCTATGGGAGATAAAATCTTAGAAAAGGTTGGAACTTTGAGATTTCTTTCAATTTCACCTTTAGTATCAATTTTAGGAATATTTATAATTTTATCAGGTAACACTAAAATTCAATCATTAATAGGTATTGCTGTTATTGGGTTATCCATGTCTTTAGTGTATCCAGCAATTCAAGGATATGTTATACAGCATGTGGATAGTGAATATGTACCTGCAGCTTCTGCAATTGTAACAATTTTTAATAATCTTGGAGCTACATTTTTAACATATATTATAGGCTTTGCTGGAGGAATAAAAGTTAGTTATGTATTTATAATTCAGATATTCTTCTATGCATATATATTTATAGTAGCTTTACATTATTTGATTTCAAAAACTGGTAAGCGACAATTAAGTTAA
- a CDS encoding multicopper oxidase domain-containing protein — MGLKNYKLNDNRIYFDGGYVQVKHFNIVAIPTKIVYNNEGDHDPNGLMYVLKEDENTLIEAVKKNPFKPVDIVSPLVIRANLGDILIIDFENKLNRPVSIHIQDIDYNVLRSDGAAIGFNPDTTTRNKIRYRWVADKEGIFLFNDMADTRSSEKSTNIHGLFGALIVEPVGATWTDPVTGNYIKSGLYADIHHPALPDFREYVTIFHDEPEIKDINGNQPINHETGMPEATMPINYRADPMRNRHPDGTGGVGEEVALSSWTFGDPSTPVLRAYKGDPAKFRLIHAGIKETHVFHLHNHQWKLDTNDPKSTIIDSISFSPQESFTIEPLFGAGSLTGCIGDVIWHCHLYPHFAEGMWGLWRILDRLEDGKSQLPDGSCVPALIPLPDRTPPSSQDDDHPGFPRFIAGEVGKKPFKPPLGIVNGRGPTPLEKANFVPNAISGALYSGTCPADAVTKVFEIVAIQVPIKYNNAGWHDPEGRIFVLKEDEDAVRNGKKSPEPFVIRANVGDCIEIRLTNKLPEAIGGNAFQLLTKTTEVGWHIHLVKFDGIVSDGGANGWDNDSSANFGDTLIERFYANTELRTVFFHDHLFPSTHQQHGLFGALIIEPSNATFHDPKTGKEIKSGTQAIIKRPGEPDFREFVLVVHDFALLFDKDGKPLNPPPFPGSQEDPGVMGINYKNEPFQFRKGDPAYVFSSYVHGDPVTPLLETYEGDPIRIRLFDGAQEEQHSFNLNGLRWRKEPTYAVSPIIQAQTLGISEAFNIEIDEDYKKGDYLYYLGGIDDLWLGLWGILRVHKERVDHLLPLEDRPLPPIRTKPLPCKTGNPPLKAKCPAHPCLKDANTRKFDVVAIQKDIVYNKFGDHDPNGLMFVLAEHEKAIMAGTMKPKPLILRANAGDCIEVTLTNHIFKPLVQDNHPEVPVEAPFPPSNRVSLHAQLLKYDVLNSDGATVGFNYDQSIAPGESITYRWFADSELGTCTLTGFGDIRNHRHHGLFGTIIIEPTGSKYINAKTGNEVKNGYLEEIVISNPGIPDFREFVVFMQDGISLYDKNNKPIPDPVDGGHGAAHPDPANQGQNSAHFDPVDEGHDVPRLDFEDQGQKGINYRSERFENHLKKDPRVHLVMSSKIHGDPATPVFKSYPGDPVRIRLLMPADKPRNHSFVLHGHSWKAQYSDPFSNIISVQGAISIGNVFNIILENGANQNPGDYSYRSGIFRWDVELGMWGILRIFDKIRDDLITINENDNFYKKYN, encoded by the coding sequence ATGGGATTAAAAAATTATAAACTTAACGATAACAGAATTTATTTTGACGGAGGATATGTACAAGTTAAACACTTTAATATAGTTGCCATACCTACTAAAATAGTATATAACAATGAAGGAGATCATGATCCAAATGGATTAATGTACGTTTTAAAAGAAGATGAAAACACTCTAATAGAAGCAGTTAAAAAAAATCCATTTAAACCTGTAGATATTGTTAGTCCTTTAGTAATAAGAGCAAATTTAGGTGATATTTTAATTATAGATTTTGAAAACAAATTGAACAGACCTGTGTCTATTCACATTCAAGATATAGATTATAATGTTTTACGTTCAGATGGCGCCGCCATAGGTTTTAATCCCGATACTACAACAAGAAACAAAATAAGATATAGATGGGTTGCTGACAAAGAAGGTATATTCTTATTTAATGATATGGCTGATACCAGAAGTTCAGAAAAATCTACAAATATTCATGGACTCTTTGGTGCACTAATAGTTGAACCTGTAGGTGCAACCTGGACCGATCCTGTAACAGGTAATTATATAAAAAGCGGCTTATATGCAGATATACACCATCCAGCACTTCCTGACTTCAGAGAGTATGTTACAATATTTCATGATGAACCGGAAATAAAAGATATTAATGGCAATCAGCCTATAAATCATGAAACTGGAATGCCTGAAGCAACAATGCCAATAAATTATAGAGCAGATCCTATGAGGAATCGTCATCCTGATGGTACAGGAGGTGTTGGCGAGGAAGTAGCCTTGAGTTCATGGACTTTTGGTGATCCCTCTACTCCAGTATTACGTGCCTATAAAGGTGATCCTGCTAAATTTAGATTAATTCATGCAGGGATAAAGGAAACCCACGTATTTCATCTTCATAATCATCAATGGAAATTGGACACTAATGATCCTAAATCCACTATAATTGACTCCATATCCTTTAGTCCTCAAGAAAGCTTTACTATTGAACCTTTATTTGGAGCTGGAAGCTTAACTGGATGTATAGGTGATGTTATATGGCATTGTCATCTTTATCCTCATTTTGCTGAGGGAATGTGGGGACTGTGGAGAATACTTGACCGTCTGGAAGATGGTAAAAGTCAGCTTCCAGACGGCAGTTGTGTACCTGCTCTGATTCCACTGCCGGATAGAACACCTCCATCATCCCAAGATGATGACCATCCTGGATTTCCACGATTTATAGCTGGAGAGGTTGGTAAAAAGCCTTTTAAACCACCACTAGGAATAGTCAATGGCAGAGGTCCAACACCTTTAGAAAAAGCAAATTTTGTTCCAAATGCAATTTCAGGAGCTTTATATTCTGGCACCTGTCCAGCAGATGCAGTTACTAAAGTTTTTGAAATAGTAGCTATTCAAGTTCCTATAAAATACAACAATGCAGGATGGCATGACCCTGAAGGAAGAATATTTGTTCTAAAAGAGGATGAAGATGCAGTTAGAAATGGCAAAAAATCACCCGAACCTTTTGTTATAAGAGCAAATGTAGGAGATTGCATAGAAATTAGGCTTACAAATAAACTTCCTGAAGCAATAGGTGGAAATGCCTTTCAATTATTAACCAAAACCACAGAAGTTGGCTGGCATATACACTTAGTTAAATTTGACGGCATTGTTTCTGACGGTGGTGCTAATGGATGGGATAATGATTCATCTGCTAATTTTGGTGATACTCTTATTGAACGATTTTATGCCAATACAGAACTGAGAACAGTATTTTTCCATGATCACTTATTTCCTAGTACTCATCAACAGCATGGATTATTTGGTGCATTGATTATTGAACCCTCTAACGCCACTTTTCACGATCCTAAAACTGGTAAAGAAATAAAAAGTGGAACTCAGGCAATAATAAAAAGACCCGGTGAACCTGACTTTAGAGAGTTTGTCCTTGTAGTTCATGACTTTGCACTTCTTTTTGATAAAGATGGTAAGCCTTTAAATCCGCCACCTTTTCCAGGATCTCAGGAGGATCCAGGAGTTATGGGTATAAATTATAAAAATGAGCCTTTTCAATTTCGCAAAGGCGATCCCGCTTATGTTTTTAGCTCCTATGTACACGGTGATCCCGTTACACCTCTTCTTGAAACTTATGAAGGAGACCCAATACGAATAAGGTTATTTGATGGTGCACAGGAAGAACAACATTCTTTTAATCTCAACGGCTTAAGATGGAGAAAAGAACCAACATATGCAGTATCTCCTATTATTCAAGCACAAACTTTAGGTATATCAGAAGCCTTCAATATAGAAATAGATGAAGATTATAAAAAAGGGGATTATTTATATTATTTAGGAGGAATAGATGACTTATGGCTTGGTTTATGGGGCATATTAAGAGTTCATAAAGAAAGGGTTGATCATCTACTGCCTCTTGAGGATAGACCTTTACCTCCAATTAGAACAAAACCCTTACCTTGCAAAACAGGTAATCCACCGCTTAAAGCAAAATGCCCTGCTCATCCATGTCTTAAAGATGCTAACACAAGAAAATTTGATGTTGTTGCCATACAAAAGGATATTGTATACAATAAATTTGGAGATCATGATCCAAATGGCTTGATGTTTGTATTAGCAGAACATGAAAAGGCAATTATGGCTGGAACTATGAAACCTAAACCATTAATATTAAGAGCAAATGCGGGAGATTGCATAGAGGTAACCTTAACTAATCATATTTTTAAACCACTGGTACAGGATAACCACCCAGAAGTTCCTGTAGAAGCTCCCTTTCCTCCATCAAATAGAGTTTCTCTTCATGCACAATTACTAAAATACGATGTTTTAAACTCCGATGGAGCAACAGTAGGTTTTAACTATGATCAAAGCATTGCTCCTGGTGAAAGTATAACCTACAGATGGTTTGCTGACTCAGAATTAGGTACCTGTACCCTTACTGGCTTTGGAGATATACGAAACCATAGACATCACGGTCTCTTCGGTACTATTATAATTGAACCTACAGGCTCTAAATATATTAATGCAAAAACTGGTAATGAAGTAAAAAATGGTTATCTAGAAGAAATAGTGATATCCAATCCAGGCATACCAGACTTTAGAGAATTTGTAGTGTTTATGCAAGATGGTATAAGCTTATATGATAAAAATAATAAGCCAATACCAGATCCCGTTGACGGAGGACATGGTGCAGCTCATCCAGATCCAGCTAACCAAGGACAGAATTCAGCTCATTTCGACCCTGTTGACGAAGGGCATGATGTACCTCGTCTAGATTTTGAGGACCAAGGTCAAAAGGGAATTAACTATAGATCTGAACGCTTTGAGAATCACTTAAAAAAAGATCCTAGAGTACATCTTGTAATGAGCTCAAAAATTCATGGTGATCCAGCCACGCCTGTTTTTAAATCTTATCCTGGTGATCCTGTAAGAATAAGGCTCCTTATGCCAGCAGATAAACCAAGGAATCACAGCTTTGTATTGCATGGGCATTCCTGGAAAGCTCAATATTCCGACCCATTTTCTAATATTATATCTGTACAAGGAGCAATAAGTATCGGTAATGTATTTAATATAATCCTAGAAAATGGAGCGAACCAAAATCCAGGTGATTATTCCTATAGATCTGGAATATTCCGTTGGGATGTAGAATTGGGCATGTGGGGAATATTAAGAATTTTTGATAAAATTCGTGATGATTTAATAACTATAAATGAAAATGATAATTTTTATAAAAAATACAATTAA
- a CDS encoding MgtC/SapB family protein translates to MLYVYDFVKILTACILGGLIGYQRQKKGMSMGMRTHIIVCVSATLVQIISVDYNILNKNNSDVMRLGAQVISGIGFLGMASIIKEGGNIVGLTTAASVWFIACVGLAVGSSIYIPAVISTLIVYFILRDIFKIDKRIKKIKENENTYELHIVLDGSIDGNNKIKTIFSIMMKEKFKICEMDVNKDDDSNIKLYINVVLSVDRDPSSIFIDLLKYEYIKKVNML, encoded by the coding sequence ATGTTATATGTATATGATTTTGTAAAGATATTAACTGCCTGTATTTTAGGGGGACTCATAGGATATCAAAGGCAAAAAAAAGGCATGTCTATGGGTATGAGGACACACATTATTGTATGTGTTAGTGCTACTTTAGTACAAATAATATCCGTAGATTATAATATTTTAAATAAAAATAATTCAGATGTAATGAGATTAGGGGCACAGGTTATATCTGGCATTGGTTTTTTGGGAATGGCAAGCATTATAAAAGAAGGTGGAAATATTGTAGGATTAACTACAGCTGCAAGTGTGTGGTTTATTGCTTGTGTTGGTCTGGCGGTTGGAAGTAGTATCTATATTCCAGCTGTAATTTCTACATTAATTGTGTATTTTATCCTCAGAGATATATTTAAGATAGATAAAAGAATAAAAAAGATTAAGGAAAATGAAAATACTTATGAACTTCATATAGTATTGGATGGAAGTATAGATGGCAATAATAAAATAAAGACAATTTTTAGTATAATGATGAAAGAAAAATTTAAGATTTGTGAGATGGATGTAAATAAAGATGATGACAGTAATATAAAACTCTACATAAATGTAGTTTTATCTGTAGACAGAGATCCCAGCAGTATATTTATAGATTTACTTAAATATGAATACATTAAAAAAGTAAATATGTTATAA
- a CDS encoding ABC transporter permease → MKKKIDMSKLTTTIPIMLWMFIFVAVPLLYIIFISFMQRGTNGGIFYNFTIENYTRMGNPLYFKVFVDSLIIALITTVVTLIIGYPFAYFSSKIPRKFNIIILIIIILPFWTNSLIRNYAWMILLRSQGVINHFLMITNIIKEPLNMLYTYGAVLIGMIYTLFPFMVLPIYNSIEKLDRSYIEAAKDLGASPLKAFLTITIPLTTSGIIAGCILVFVPSVGLFFIADLMGGSKVMLIGNLIRNQFLVSRDWPFGAALSIVMIAISIILIGIYTKIVGKKVDMEVF, encoded by the coding sequence ATGAAGAAGAAAATAGATATGTCAAAATTAACAACCACTATACCCATAATGCTGTGGATGTTTATCTTCGTGGCAGTACCGCTTTTATATATAATATTTATAAGTTTTATGCAGAGAGGAACAAATGGAGGAATTTTTTATAATTTCACTATTGAAAATTATACTAGAATGGGAAATCCTTTATATTTTAAAGTATTTGTGGATTCACTGATAATTGCTCTTATTACAACTGTAGTAACTTTAATTATAGGATATCCCTTCGCATATTTTTCTTCAAAGATACCAAGAAAATTTAATATTATAATACTAATAATTATTATTTTACCCTTTTGGACTAATTCACTTATAAGGAATTATGCATGGATGATACTTTTAAGGTCACAGGGGGTTATAAATCATTTTTTGATGATCACTAATATAATCAAAGAGCCATTAAATATGTTGTATACTTATGGGGCAGTTCTTATAGGAATGATATATACTCTATTTCCGTTTATGGTACTTCCAATATATAATTCTATAGAAAAATTAGATAGAAGTTACATAGAAGCGGCTAAAGATTTAGGAGCATCACCATTAAAGGCATTTTTAACTATAACAATTCCACTAACTACTTCTGGAATAATAGCTGGATGCATTTTAGTATTTGTACCTTCTGTAGGATTATTTTTTATAGCGGATTTAATGGGAGGCAGCAAGGTTATGTTAATAGGAAATCTGATAAGAAATCAATTCTTAGTATCAAGAGATTGGCCTTTTGGTGCGGCATTGTCCATTGTAATGATTGCAATTTCCATTATACTAATAGGTATTTATACAAAAATAGTTGGTAAAAAAGTTGATATGGAGGTTTTTTGA
- a CDS encoding HAD family hydrolase, with product MKKNYNTILFDLDGTLTNPKVGITKSIQYALKYFGIFESDLENLNKFIGPPLKDSFKKYYNFSDVDANNAVEKYREYFSDKGIFENKLYNGIVELLNKLYNKDKNLIIATSKPKIFAERILTYFNIDKYFTFVAGSNLDGTLSRKGEVISHALEVCKCEKDNVIMVGDRKYDIIGAKEIKIHSIGVLYGYGSYEELKKEQPEYIVKDINGLSQILD from the coding sequence ATGAAAAAAAATTATAATACCATTTTGTTTGATTTAGATGGCACTTTAACTAATCCCAAGGTAGGCATTACTAAATCTATACAATATGCATTAAAATACTTTGGTATATTTGAAAGTGATTTAGAGAATTTAAATAAATTTATTGGTCCACCTCTTAAAGATTCCTTTAAAAAATATTATAATTTTAGTGATGTTGATGCAAATAATGCTGTTGAAAAATATAGAGAATATTTTTCTGATAAAGGTATATTTGAAAATAAATTATATAATGGCATTGTTGAATTATTAAATAAACTTTACAATAAAGATAAAAATCTAATTATAGCAACTTCAAAACCTAAAATTTTTGCAGAAAGAATATTGACATATTTTAATATAGATAAATATTTTACATTTGTAGCTGGCAGTAATTTAGACGGTACTTTAAGTAGAAAAGGAGAAGTAATTTCCCATGCATTAGAAGTGTGTAAATGTGAAAAAGATAATGTAATTATGGTGGGGGATAGAAAATATGATATCATTGGTGCAAAAGAGATAAAAATTCATTCTATAGGGGTATTGTATGGATATGGATCTTATGAGGAATTAAAAAAGGAGCAGCCTGAGTATATAGTTAAAGATATTAATGGATTAAGCCAAATATTGGATTAA